The Pongo abelii isolate AG06213 chromosome 20, NHGRI_mPonAbe1-v2.0_pri, whole genome shotgun sequence genome window below encodes:
- the RUVBL2 gene encoding ruvB-like 2 isoform X1: MATVTATTKVPEIRDVTRIERIGAHSHIRGLGLDDALEPRQASQGMVGQLAARRAAGVVLEMIREGKIAGRAVLIAGQPGTGKTAIAMGMAQALGPDTPFTAIAGSEIFSLEMSKTEALTQAFRRSIGVRIKEETEIIEGEVVEIQIDRPATGTGSKVGKLTLKTTEMETIYDLGTKMIESLTKDKVQAGDVITIDKATGKISKLGRSFTRARDYDAMGSQTKFVQCPDGELQKRKEVVHTVSLHEIDVINSRTQGFLALFSGDTGEIKSEVREQINAKVAEWREEGKAEIIPGVLFIDEVHMLDIESFSFLNRALESDMAPVLIMATNRGITRIRGTSYQSPHGIPIDLLDRLLIVSTTPYSEKDTKQILRIRCEEEDVEMSEDAYTVLTRIGLETSLRYAIQLITAASLVCRKRKGTEVQVDDIKRVYSLFLDESRSTQYMKEYQDAFLFNELKGETMDTS; this comes from the exons ATGGCAACCGTT ACAGCCACAACCAAAGTCCCGGAGATCCGTGATGTGACAAGGATTGAGCGAATCG GTGCCCACTCCCACATCCGGGGACTGGGGCTGGACGATGCCTTGGAGCCTCGGCAG GCTTCGCAGGGCATGGTGGGTCAGCTGGCGGCACGGCGGGCAGCCGGTGTGGTGCTGGAGATGATCCGGGAAGGGAAGATTGCCGGGCGGGCAGTCCTTATTGCTGGCCAGCCGGGCACGGGGAAGACGGCCATCGCCATGG GCATGGCgcaggccctgggccctgacacACCATTCACAGCCATCGCCGGCAGTGAAATCTTCTCCCTGGAGATGAGCAAGACCGAGGCGCTGACGCAGGCCTTCCGGCGGTCCATTGGCGTTCGCATCAA GGAGGAGACGGAGATCATCGAAGGGGAGGTGGTGGAGATCCAGATTGATCGACCGGCAACAGGGACG GGCTCCAAGGTGGGCAAACTGACCCTCAAGACCacagagatggagaccatctacGACCTGGGCACCAAGATGATTGAGTCCCTGACCAAGGACAAGGTCCAGGCCGG GGACGTGATCACCATCGACAAGGCAACGGGCAAGATCTCCAAGCTGGGCCGCTCCTTCACACGCGCCCGCGACTACGATGCTATGGGCTCCCAG ACCAAGTTCGTGCAGTGCCCAGATGGGGAGCTCCAGAAACGCAAGGAGGTGGTGCACACCGTGTCCCTGCACGAGATCGACGTCATCAACTCTCGCACCCAGGGCTTCCTGGCGCTCTTCTCAG GTGACACAGGGGAGATCAAGTCGGAAGTCCGCGAGCAGATCAATGCCAAGGTGGCCGAGTGGCGCGAGGAGGGCAAGGCGGAGATCATCCCTGGA GTGCTGTTCATCGACGAGGTCCACATGCTGGATATCGAGAGCTTCTCCTTCCTCAACCGGGCCCTGGAGAGCGACATGGCGCCTGTCCTGATCATGGCCACCAACCGTGGCATCACGCG AATCCGGGGCACCAGCTACCAGAGCCCTCACGGCATCCCCATAGACCTGCTGGACCGGCTGCTTATCGTCTCCACCACCCCCTACAGCGAGAAAGACACGAAGCAGATCCTCCGCATCCG GTGCGAGGAGGAAGATGTGGAGATGAGTGAGGACGCCTACACGGTGCTGACCCGCATTGGGCTGGAGACGTCACTGCGCTACGCCATCCAGCTCATCACGGCTGCCAGCCTGGTGTGCCGGAAACGCAAG GGTACAGAAGTGCAGGTGGATGACATCAAGCGGGTCTACTCACTCTTCCTGGACGAGTCCCGCTCCACGCAGTACATGAAGGAGTACCAGGACGCCTTCCTCTTCAATGAACTCA AAGGCGAGACCATGGACACCTCCTGA
- the RUVBL2 gene encoding ruvB-like 2 isoform X2 yields MVGQLAARRAAGVVLEMIREGKIAGRAVLIAGQPGTGKTAIAMGMAQALGPDTPFTAIAGSEIFSLEMSKTEALTQAFRRSIGVRIKEETEIIEGEVVEIQIDRPATGTGSKVGKLTLKTTEMETIYDLGTKMIESLTKDKVQAGDVITIDKATGKISKLGRSFTRARDYDAMGSQTKFVQCPDGELQKRKEVVHTVSLHEIDVINSRTQGFLALFSGDTGEIKSEVREQINAKVAEWREEGKAEIIPGVLFIDEVHMLDIESFSFLNRALESDMAPVLIMATNRGITRIRGTSYQSPHGIPIDLLDRLLIVSTTPYSEKDTKQILRIRCEEEDVEMSEDAYTVLTRIGLETSLRYAIQLITAASLVCRKRKGTEVQVDDIKRVYSLFLDESRSTQYMKEYQDAFLFNELKGETMDTS; encoded by the exons ATGGTGGGTCAGCTGGCGGCACGGCGGGCAGCCGGTGTGGTGCTGGAGATGATCCGGGAAGGGAAGATTGCCGGGCGGGCAGTCCTTATTGCTGGCCAGCCGGGCACGGGGAAGACGGCCATCGCCATGG GCATGGCgcaggccctgggccctgacacACCATTCACAGCCATCGCCGGCAGTGAAATCTTCTCCCTGGAGATGAGCAAGACCGAGGCGCTGACGCAGGCCTTCCGGCGGTCCATTGGCGTTCGCATCAA GGAGGAGACGGAGATCATCGAAGGGGAGGTGGTGGAGATCCAGATTGATCGACCGGCAACAGGGACG GGCTCCAAGGTGGGCAAACTGACCCTCAAGACCacagagatggagaccatctacGACCTGGGCACCAAGATGATTGAGTCCCTGACCAAGGACAAGGTCCAGGCCGG GGACGTGATCACCATCGACAAGGCAACGGGCAAGATCTCCAAGCTGGGCCGCTCCTTCACACGCGCCCGCGACTACGATGCTATGGGCTCCCAG ACCAAGTTCGTGCAGTGCCCAGATGGGGAGCTCCAGAAACGCAAGGAGGTGGTGCACACCGTGTCCCTGCACGAGATCGACGTCATCAACTCTCGCACCCAGGGCTTCCTGGCGCTCTTCTCAG GTGACACAGGGGAGATCAAGTCGGAAGTCCGCGAGCAGATCAATGCCAAGGTGGCCGAGTGGCGCGAGGAGGGCAAGGCGGAGATCATCCCTGGA GTGCTGTTCATCGACGAGGTCCACATGCTGGATATCGAGAGCTTCTCCTTCCTCAACCGGGCCCTGGAGAGCGACATGGCGCCTGTCCTGATCATGGCCACCAACCGTGGCATCACGCG AATCCGGGGCACCAGCTACCAGAGCCCTCACGGCATCCCCATAGACCTGCTGGACCGGCTGCTTATCGTCTCCACCACCCCCTACAGCGAGAAAGACACGAAGCAGATCCTCCGCATCCG GTGCGAGGAGGAAGATGTGGAGATGAGTGAGGACGCCTACACGGTGCTGACCCGCATTGGGCTGGAGACGTCACTGCGCTACGCCATCCAGCTCATCACGGCTGCCAGCCTGGTGTGCCGGAAACGCAAG GGTACAGAAGTGCAGGTGGATGACATCAAGCGGGTCTACTCACTCTTCCTGGACGAGTCCCGCTCCACGCAGTACATGAAGGAGTACCAGGACGCCTTCCTCTTCAATGAACTCA AAGGCGAGACCATGGACACCTCCTGA
- the LHB gene encoding lutropin subunit beta isoform X2 — translation MEMLQGLLLLMLLSMGRTWASKEPLRPRCRPINATLAVEKEGCPVCVTVNTTICAGYCPTMTRVLQSVLPPLPQVVCNYRDVRFESIWLPGCPRGVDPVVSYAVALSCHCGLCRRSTSDCGGPKDHPLTCDHPQLPGLLFL, via the exons ATGGAGATGCTCCAG GGGCTGCTGCTGTTGATGCTGCTGAGCATGGGCAGGACATGGGCATCCAAGGAGCCGCTTCGGCCACGGTGCCGCCCCATCAATGCCACCCTGGCTGTCGAGAAGGAGGGCTGCCCCGTGTGCGTCACCGTCAACACCACCATCTGTGCCGGCTACTGCCCCACCATG ACGCGCGTGCTGCAGTCGGTCCTGCCGCCCCTGCCTCAGGTGGTGTGCAACTACCGCGATGTGCGCTTCGAGTCTATCTGGCTCCCTGGCTGCCCGCGTGGTGTGGACCCCGTGGTCTCCTACGCCGTGGCTCTCAGCTGTCACTGTGGACTCTGCCGCCGCAGCACCTCTGACTGTGGGGGTCCCAAGGACCACCCCTTGACCTGTGACCACCCCCAACTCCCAGGCCTCCTCTTCCTCTAA
- the LHB gene encoding lutropin subunit beta isoform X1, with protein sequence MGRPGLRAAVSDPGEAVSLSQGLLLLMLLSMGRTWASKEPLRPRCRPINATLAVEKEGCPVCVTVNTTICAGYCPTMTRVLQSVLPPLPQVVCNYRDVRFESIWLPGCPRGVDPVVSYAVALSCHCGLCRRSTSDCGGPKDHPLTCDHPQLPGLLFL encoded by the exons ATGGGAAGGCCAGGGCTCAGGGCTGCAGTCTCAGACCCGGGTGAAGCAGTGTCCTTGTCCCAGGGGCTGCTGCTGTTGATGCTGCTGAGCATGGGCAGGACATGGGCATCCAAGGAGCCGCTTCGGCCACGGTGCCGCCCCATCAATGCCACCCTGGCTGTCGAGAAGGAGGGCTGCCCCGTGTGCGTCACCGTCAACACCACCATCTGTGCCGGCTACTGCCCCACCATG ACGCGCGTGCTGCAGTCGGTCCTGCCGCCCCTGCCTCAGGTGGTGTGCAACTACCGCGATGTGCGCTTCGAGTCTATCTGGCTCCCTGGCTGCCCGCGTGGTGTGGACCCCGTGGTCTCCTACGCCGTGGCTCTCAGCTGTCACTGTGGACTCTGCCGCCGCAGCACCTCTGACTGTGGGGGTCCCAAGGACCACCCCTTGACCTGTGACCACCCCCAACTCCCAGGCCTCCTCTTCCTCTAA
- the LOC103888646 gene encoding stabilizer of axonemal microtubules 3, with protein sequence MASGTLALCCGPACCRISATEVPGSRPSWHLTSSYVAHRIIPPIPFTPPTVQSTVADPLPPTAKQDSRIWAFDEVLSRWETTSGSAYVPKTHGGPCAQPRAPEPADPTRTVGIKDLGEKLRHRGWCLPLTTKYQSSETRAQYTGSPSGDPRAPEYFGPQPPQLADHHRGGPSQALIAWTQNPALSGRPFTVSDRGVLDRRQLYLTTSARDFRFYPKTELSGYPRKDSLTYWSFEGTPQVWGHGPQRPPRPPRVRVPRVSPVTSAMPHRGALSLAQESYIPLLHPLRRLDRFCPLEAPWGGPHWKPLRGIHSVPKAYSTENFSYGSSKPALV encoded by the exons ATGGCCAGTGGCACCCTGGCTCTGTGCTGTGGCCCCGCTTGCTGTCGTATCTCTGCAACCGAGGTACCTGGATCCAGGCCCAGCTGGCATCTCACCAGCAGCTACGTTGCCCACCGCATTATCCCACCCATACCCTTCACCCCGCCCACGGTGCAG TCCACGGTCGCGGACCCTCTACCTCCGACTGCAAAGCAGGATTCTCGCATCTGGGCTTTCGACGAGGTCCTCAGCAGATGGGAGACAACCTCTGGCTCGGCCTACGTGCCCAAGACCCATGGCGGGccctgcgcccagcccagagccCCAGAGCCTGCAGACCCCACGCGGACTGTGGGAATCAAGGATTTAGGAGAAAAG CTCAGACACCGCGGCTGGTGCCTCCCACTGACCACAAAGTACCAGAGCAGCGAGACGAGGGCGCAGTACACTGGCTCTCCCAGCGGGGACCCGCGCGCTCCGGAATACTTCGGCCCCCAGCCCCCACAACTCGCAGACCACCACCGCGGGGGGCCTTCCCAG gctctaATCGCCTGGACGCAGAACCCCGCGCTGTCTGGCCGGCCTTTCACAGTATCCGACCGGGGCGTCCTGGACCGCCGCCAGCTCTATCTAACCACCTCGGCGCGGGACTTTCGGTTCTATCCCAA GACGGAGCTGTCCGGATACCCCCGCAAGGACTCCCTGACCTACTGGAGCTTCGAAGGGACGCCCCAGGTCTGGGGCCACGGCCCGCAGAGGCCGCCCCGACCACCGCGGGTCCGCGTGCCGCGCGTCAGCCCGGTGACCTCGGCCATGCCGCACCGGGGCGCCCTGTCTCTGGCTCAGGAGTCTTACATCCCCCTGCTGCACCCGCTCCGGCGGCTCGACCGCTTCTGCCCGCTGGAAGCGCCCTGGGGCGGCCCGCACTGGAAGCCCCTGCGGGGCATCCACAGCGTGCCGAAAGCCTACAGTACCGAGAACTTCAGCTATGGCAGCTCGAAGCCGGCGCTGGTGTGA